The genomic region TTCTTCCTCCTTTCCTCTTGTTCGCTGATATAGGGAAGTCCCCCCGCGAAAATTCACCTTTCTTCCTCCAAAGATCGGGTAGCAACCGTCGATACGTGTTACCAACACGGTAATCCTGCCCGCCAGCCTTCGGTATCGGCTTCTGTCCGAAACGCGAATCGCCGTTTGTCCTAATTTCGAATCGGTGTTTGTCCTATGGTTTAGAGCATCCGGAGGATGTGAATGATGGCCGGAGGAGACGCGGCACAAAGATCCGTGCCGCCCCCTTCCCGTTTCGCTCCGCTTACTTCAACAGCTATCCCGGCCGGTTCACAACTCCTTGAAGCGTATCGTGTAGCCGAGGTTGAACCCGTAGAGGTCCTCGTTCAGCGGTTTCCCGTCCGCCTCCGCATATGGATACATGAAGTAGTTCAGAGGCGGTCCCGCTTGCGGCGGGTTGAGCCGCAGGTCCCGCCCCGTCCCGAAGGCGATCCGGCTCTCGTCGACGGTGCCGAAGTAGTACTCCCGCAGCGGTAGGGCCTCCTCCATCGTGATCTTCCGTTCCAGGATCGCCTTCCGAACGTCCGCCGGGTCCACTACGACCCAACCGTACCCGGGCAGATACCACTCCGCCCAGCAGTGTTGCGCTTTCGTCATGTCGCCCTCGGCTCCCTTCGGCAGGCGGATGCCGAACACTTCGCGGGCCGGGACTCCCGCGCCCCGCGCCAAGGCCACGAACACGGAGTGGATGTCCGCGCACTTTCCTCCCAGGGAGGAAAGGAGCCCTTCCACGTCCCCCCGACCGCACCCCTTGGCGTTCGGATCGCGGCGCATGTTGTCGACGATCCAGTCGTAGATCGACCGGGTCTTCTCCCGGTTCGTCGTCTTCCCCGCCGTTATTCTTCCCGCAAGTTCCTTGACCGGGCCGTCGGTGGGTACGAACGCCGCCGGGGCAAGTTCCTTCCGGAACTCCTCCCTTGCGTACGGAAGTTCCTTCTCCGGGAAATTACGCGTCACAAGCTCCCTCCGGGTAACTCGGAAGGCGTATGTCATCGTCCGTTCTCCGGGGACATTCTTCCACTCCGCGAAGAGGATCGGGTTGCCGAAAGCCCCTTCCCGGTACACCCCTTGGCGCGTGAAGTTCCCATCGACCTGGATGTCCGTGATTTCCTGGTTCGCGTCCGACATCGGGTACGGCATCCAGAGACGGATCCTCTCCGCCGAGGGCGGCGAGGCGAGTTTCACGCTCACCGTCACGAGAGCCGTGCGCTCCTTTGCGTCAGCACCACGGGGAATTGAGAGAAGGAGAACGGCGAGGGATAGCAGAATCGCGAGAACATCGGTCCCCGTCTTACCGACGGGCCGGGAAACACCCTCCAATACAGGTTTCATCGAAGGCAACCCTCCTGCTGGACGTTTTCGCCAAATGCTCAACTGCGCAACCGATCCCCACCCACCGACCGGCGGGCGTTCCGGCGCCTCACCGCGAGGCGCGGACGAAGTTCATGGAGTCCGGCAAGAAGATCACCCCCTCTCGATGGTCATAATATTACCAAATAAAAATGGGCGGGGCTGGGTGATCCCCGGCGATCCGCCCCTTTGAAAAACGGGAGCGCCCCCTATGGGGTGTCGATGCCAATTCGGTAGACATTGCCACCGTACTCCACCGTCGGGACGTTCTCTGCCAGACCACTTGCCGACTTGATGACGCCCGAACTGGAGGGGAGGTTTCCCGTTTCCATGGCTCCCTGGTACTCCCAAGCGTTCGGATCGGGCCTGATCACCTTCGCTGTCTGCGCCTGGCCCGCGAACGCGGGCACTGCCATCGTTACCGCCGCCACGACAAGAACCGCCACCCCGAAAAGATTCGTTTTCATCGCTCTCCTCCTCCTCGGGAAATATTGTTGTTGGTTGTTGGTTGCCGCCCGCCGCTCCTGTTGGAATAATAGAATTGCATATGGCGTGCCGATCTCCCCTGCGGGACAAGACACCGGAACCCAACGAGTTTTCGGTTGGGGCATTTCCGCGGGAGGTTTTCATTGAAGAATATTCTCGAACAGCCGGAGAATATTCGGCGGGTATTCGCCGCACGGATCCGGCGCACGAACCCCGAATCCTGCGGCAGCGCCGCCGCAGTCGCGGTATAATGAGGCAACCAACCCTCACGGAGGCTTTCCGGTGAACATTCCACTCGCATCTTCGAGCGTTTTTCTTGTCGTAGCCTCCCTTGCCATAGGGTTTCCCGCCGCCGCTCATGGGCCTTCCGGCCACCACGAAGCCGCGACGGCGGCGCAGGACGAGGATGCCATGAAAGCGCAGCACGAGCGGATGGGGAATTTCAAGGCGGCGATGGTCGCCCTGGGCGAAGCCGTCATCCATGGGAACAAAACCGATGCGGGGAAACATGCGAGCCGGTTGTCGGAAGCCCTCAGGGGTTACGAGAAGGACATTCCGCACAAGAACGTTTCCCGGATCAAGGAATTCCAGGCGTTATACGGAGAGACAAAAAAGAGAGTCACCCGACTGGCGGCCGATGCCGATACCGGCAACCTCCAGAAGGTGGCCCTATCCTACGGCAGGGTCCTCGAAGCGTGCGTTTCCTGCCACAAACAATACCGGGACTGACCCCGCCTCGTGCTGCTTACTTCACCGATCATGGCTGGCGCCCGGCAGCTTCCAGCGGCGTCTCGTAGACGACTTCGGCACTTTGCTCCGGGGCATGCGGACTTAGAAGTTCCACTTTTCCCCTGACCGTCACGGGCCGCTGAAGCGTGTCCAAGACAGGACTATGTTTTTCGACAAGGCCCGCAAGTTGCCGGATCCTCTCGGGTGACTCCGGCGATACCACACGGGTCGTAAACGTTACATTCGAGAATCCCGCCGGGACATCGGCCATGTTGAGAAATCCGCGCAGGTCGAGGTGACCGTTCGCGTGGACTTCGATCTTCCGGATGTCCATCCCCAAAGCAACGGCGAACGCGCGATAGACAATGGCCTGGCAGCTTCCAAATGCCGCCAGCACCATCTCGACCGGGTTGGGAGCCGTATCGTCCCCGCCAAGATCGTGCGGCTCGTCCATCGAAACACCGAAGCTGCGGATTTCCGATTCCATCATGAGTCTGTCCCCCTCCGTGGAGGAGGTGGAGACTTTAAACACCGTATGTGCGAACCGGGGGTTCCTTGAGATGCCTTCCGTAAGATGAACAACCGCTTCCCTGATCTTCTCGCTCACGAGTCTTCTCCTTTTCCCTCACGGTTTGAAATGCGGGGTTATTCCAGATTCTCCCTCTAGATACAGCAGGTTTGGTTTGATCTGACTGTCACTCCTCCGACTTCATTTCGAAGCGGGAACGTCATCGGGCAGGTCCTCTCTCCCCCATCGCAGGGATCCCCCGCATTCCGGAAAAACGCACACGATTCCTAGCGAACGGATTCAGCCATAGATAAAAGGGGGCAGGTTCGATATGTATTCATGAAACATCGAACCTGCCCTCCCTTTATTTGCAGTGATTAGCTGGCTATCTTGCGGCACGCCTCGGCGCAGCGCTTACAGTGGTCCATGTCATGCCCAGCGCATTGTTTCGCACACCAGTCGCAGATGTCCGCGCACAGCTTGCAGATCTGCTTGGCGAACGGACTGTTGCGGGCGATCGCGTCGGCGCACAAGCGGCAGATCGCCGCGCACTCGATGCAGCAGGCCGGAAAGTCATTTTTGCTGTCCTTGCCGACCATGTGCGCGAAACAGTTACCGCACTCGGTCGCGCAGTCGTTGCAGGCGTCGATGCAGACCTTGGCGCTCGGGTCCAGATGATGACTCATGGTGTGTCTCCTCTGGTAGTTGTGTCCATCTTTTCTGTAAGTCCGTTCCAGTAGGTGGGTGATGACGATTCTTCGGTGTGGCGGCGGAGGAAGGGCGGACCCCGACCGAAGCCGCAACACCGCAGCGCTGTGGGCGTCACCAACATCGCCCCATCATGATGACAGTAACGACCTCGCCCTTCTCGTTGCGCAATGTCATCCCCGAAATCTACTTTTCAGAACAGTTGGTATCCCCACCCGGACCGGCACATCCCCGAGGACCCGGAGACGGCCCGCTATGCCCAACCGCTGAGGAGGAGGTGATCGTCACGATGCCTCGCGAAATCGCCATCGCCTTGATCTCCCGGGCATCCTTCGGAGAGTCGAGAACGATGTTGATCGCCTCACCGTTCCCCCGTCCGAACAACCGCCGGGCTTCCACGAGCAGTTCGAGGAGGTTTCCCCTCCATCGCCTCTCCCTCTCCTGCTCCCGACGCTCCAGGATGCAGCCGATCGCCTCCTTCTTCCCGGTCACGTAGTCCACACGGTACACGGTGTACCCTCTCACCTTTTCCCCTCCTCTCCCGGCCCGGGGAATCCGAAGAGGTGGACATCCATCTAACCCCGGTGAAACACCCGCTTCACTTTCCCGCGTCCACCGACGGGCAGCAGCTGCTTCCGGCTCCCCATCCGCTCCCGGTCCCTCCCGACGCAATCTCCCGATCCGGCGGAAAGGAACCGGATCCCCCGAGAAGCAGCGTCGCCGTCACCGACAGGATGATCGCCACGAGGATGGAGAGCACCCATCCCCTCCAGCTCGGACCACGTTGTACCATCTCCTCTTTCATCGCTCTTCCCTTTTGTTGTTGGTTGCTGCCCGTCGCTCCTGTTGGGATAATAGAAAAGCACATGGCGTGCCAATTACCCTTACGGCACAAGTCACCGGAATATAACGAGTTTTCTATTGAGGCATTTCCGTGGCGGATTGTCATTGAAGAATACTCTCGAACAACCGGAGAATATTCGGCGGGAGATCCGCCGCACGGATCCGACGCACGAACCCCGAATCCTGCGGCAGGGTCCTCGAAGCGTGCGTTTCCTGCCACGCGAAGTTCAGGAACTGATCAGGACCACACCGTTTCTCGCCGCGGTTTCCGCGAGGTCGCGGTACGGAATTTTCAGAAACGCATCCACCACGTCGGGATCGAAGTGGCTGCCGCGCCCGCTCGCAAGATAATCCGTGGCACTCCCGTACGACAAGGCCGCTTTGTACGGGCGGTCCGTCGTCAGCGCGTCGAAGACATCCACCACCGCGAAGATCCTCGCCCCCAGCGGGATACTCTCCCCTGCAAGCCCCCTCGGATACCCGGTTCCGTCGAACTTCTCGTGATGGGCCAGGACGATCTCGCGGGCGGTTTCGAGGAACCGGATCGGGCCGATGAGGGACGCGCCCAATTCCGGGTGCAGCCGTATCCGCTCCCACTCCTCCTCCGTCGGCACGCCTTTCTTCAGGAGGATCGAATCGGGGACGCCGATCTTCCCCACATCGTGGAGGAGCGCCCCTGTCCCTATATTGGTCAAGGCCTCCTCCCCTTTGATTCCCAGTCGTTCCGCCAACAGGAGGGTGTACTCCCTCACCCGGCGGGAATGCAGCGACGTCTCGTGCTCCCGCAGATCGAGCGAAGACGCAAGCGCCGCCAGCGTTTCCTCGTGGGCCGCGGCGGTTTCCGCCAAGGCGCGTCTTTCGCGGTCGAAGAGAAGCGAGGAAGCCAGCGCGATGACCCAGAAGCTTGCGATTTCCCCGACCTGATCGGCCTGCGCCATCCGGTACCCCCCCCAGTCCCGCAGGACGTGGACCATGAAAACGGAACTGACGGTGCCCGCGGTCAGGAGCGTCCCCCGGAGACCGAACCAGGACGCCGCCATCAGGATGGGAAGGTAAAACAGCTTCTGGAGGAGGATGTGGACCCAATGCCAACCGTGTAGGCCGGCCGGAGTGACGAAGTGGGCCGACGCGACGGCGAAGACTACGAGGGCGACGACCCCCGCCCTGCGCAAGGAACGGAAGTTGATGGGGAGTGACGTCATCCCGGGGGCAGGCAGTCTTCCTTCCACATGCAATCTTCCCGGTCGCAGAAACCGTCCCGTGCCGTACCGAAGCAGGGGAAGTTCCCCTCCGCCTCCTGGATGGCCCGGATGATCTCCCCCTTGCTCTTCCTCGTGGAATTCACTCCATTCGCTTTCGCGATCGTGCGAATCCTTTGGATTTTCATGATGCGTCTCCTATGTGCATTTCCAACGAGGAGAGGGAGGGGCGGCACGACGGACCAAGCCGCCCCTCCACCACCGCGTTTCGCTTATTTCAACGTATAGGAGAACGTCGCGCTCCCCTTCTTGCCGGCGGATTCGATCTCCGTCTTGAACTTGTACTTCCCGGGCTTGGGAAGGTTCACATCCGCGCCGAAGTGCCCCTGCATGGCCATGAACTCGGCCTTCGTCTCCTTCTTGTCCGGTCCGGTCACGGTGACCGTTCCTTTCCCCTCCGTCACGGGCTTCTTCGCCGCGTCGGTCAGACTGAGCGCGAGGTGGTGGGAGTTCGGCATCGGCCCCCCCGCCTTCATTCCGGACGCCGCCATGTGCGCCTTCATGTCCATGATGCGCGCATCGCCCTTCCAGGGGCCGATTTTCCCGGAGAACGCCTTGTCCCCCGTCTTCGACATGTCGTGCCCGCCCGACTGCATCTTCCCGGAATCGTCCATCTTCATGCCGCCGTGGTCGCCCGAAGCGCCTTGTTGCATCCCGCCCGTCCCGCCGTGCTCCGCCGCCGCCGAAATGCCCGGCAGCGCCATGAGCATCAACGCCGTACCATAGACCGCCGTCCGAACCGCTTCGCTGATCTTTCCCATGTTCCTTGCCTCCCTTTCGTTTTTTGACCGTTACGATTCCGCCGGCATCGCTGTCGGTTCGAGCTCCCGCCGCTTCCACAACTTGTAGATCGCCGGATACACGAGCAACTCGAGGATGAACGACGTGACCAATCCCCCGATCATCGGGGCGGCGATCCGCTTCATGACGTCTGCGCCGGCCGAGGTGGACCACATGATCGGCAAGAGCCCCATGAACGCCGCGGCCACCGTCATCATCTTGGGGCGCACCCGCTTCACGGCGCCGTGGATGATGGCCTCGTCCAGCTCCCCGAGGTTCCGCAGCAGCCCTCTCTTTTTCGCGTCGTCGTAGGAAAGATCCAGGAACAGCATCATGAACACGCCGGTCTCGGCATCCAGCCCCATGAGCGCGATCATCCCGACCCAGGCGGCGATGGAGACGTTGTAGCCGAGCAGATAAAAGAGCCAGATCGCGCCGATGGCCGAGAACGGCACGGCGAGCATGACGACCGACGCCTTGAACGCGCTTCGCGTGTTCATGTAGAGCAGGATGAAGATCAGCGCCAGCGTCACCGGAATTACAAGCTTCAGCCGCTCGCGGACGCGGATCATGTTCTCGTACTGTCCACTCCACTGCAGCACGTAGCCCGGCTTCAGGGAGACCTTCGATGCGACGACCTTCTTCGCCTCCTCGACGTAACCGCCCACGTCGCGGCCGGCGATATCGACGTAGACGTAGCCGGCCAGGAAGCCGTTCTCGTCGCGGATCATCGCCGGCCCCTGTAGCATCTTGACGTCGGCGAGCTGGGCGATCGGCACCTGCGCTCCCATCCCGGTGGGGACGAGCACCCGCCCGAGCCGGTCGAGATCTTCCCTCAGTTCCCTCGGGTAGCGCAGATTCACGGAATAGCGCTCCCGCCCCTCGATCGTCGTGGTGATGTTCTCGCCGCCGATGGCGCTCATGATCACGTCCTGCAGCTTCTCGATCGTGAGGCCGTAGCGGGCGAGCTGATCCCGCTTCGGCTCGATGTCGACGAAGTAGCCGCCGGTCACGCGCTCGGCGAACACGCTGCGGGTACCCGGGATGTCTTTCATGACATGCTCCAGGTGCTCACCGATCCGCTGGATCTCGGCAAGGTCGCTGCCGTACACCTTGATGCCGACCGGTGTGCGGACGCCGGTCGTCAGCATGTCGATGCGCGCCTTGATCGGCATCGTCCATGCGTTGGTGACGCCGGGGAAGCGGACGACGTTGTCCATCTTCTCCACGAGCTCGTCCCACGAAATGCGGTCCGGCCAGATGGGCCGGAACACGGGCTTCAGGAAATCGGGTCCCTTCGAGTACCATCGCTCCTTCGCGC from Deltaproteobacteria bacterium harbors:
- a CDS encoding cytochrome c; this encodes MKAQHERMGNFKAAMVALGEAVIHGNKTDAGKHASRLSEALRGYEKDIPHKNVSRIKEFQALYGETKKRVTRLAADADTGNLQKVALSYGRVLEACVSCHKQYRD
- a CDS encoding HD domain-containing protein — protein: MEGRLPAPGMTSLPINFRSLRRAGVVALVVFAVASAHFVTPAGLHGWHWVHILLQKLFYLPILMAASWFGLRGTLLTAGTVSSVFMVHVLRDWGGYRMAQADQVGEIASFWVIALASSLLFDRERRALAETAAAHEETLAALASSLDLREHETSLHSRRVREYTLLLAERLGIKGEEALTNIGTGALLHDVGKIGVPDSILLKKGVPTEEEWERIRLHPELGASLIGPIRFLETAREIVLAHHEKFDGTGYPRGLAGESIPLGARIFAVVDVFDALTTDRPYKAALSYGSATDYLASGRGSHFDPDVVDAFLKIPYRDLAETAARNGVVLISS
- a CDS encoding OsmC family protein encodes the protein MSEKIREAVVHLTEGISRNPRFAHTVFKVSTSSTEGDRLMMESEIRSFGVSMDEPHDLGGDDTAPNPVEMVLAAFGSCQAIVYRAFAVALGMDIRKIEVHANGHLDLRGFLNMADVPAGFSNVTFTTRVVSPESPERIRQLAGLVEKHSPVLDTLQRPVTVRGKVELLSPHAPEQSAEVVYETPLEAAGRQP
- a CDS encoding four-helix bundle copper-binding protein; protein product: MSHHLDPSAKVCIDACNDCATECGNCFAHMVGKDSKNDFPACCIECAAICRLCADAIARNSPFAKQICKLCADICDWCAKQCAGHDMDHCKRCAEACRKIAS
- a CDS encoding transglutaminase-like domain-containing protein — translated: MKPVLEGVSRPVGKTGTDVLAILLSLAVLLLSIPRGADAKERTALVTVSVKLASPPSAERIRLWMPYPMSDANQEITDIQVDGNFTRQGVYREGAFGNPILFAEWKNVPGERTMTYAFRVTRRELVTRNFPEKELPYAREEFRKELAPAAFVPTDGPVKELAGRITAGKTTNREKTRSIYDWIVDNMRRDPNAKGCGRGDVEGLLSSLGGKCADIHSVFVALARGAGVPAREVFGIRLPKGAEGDMTKAQHCWAEWYLPGYGWVVVDPADVRKAILERKITMEEALPLREYYFGTVDESRIAFGTGRDLRLNPPQAGPPLNYFMYPYAEADGKPLNEDLYGFNLGYTIRFKEL
- a CDS encoding SAP domain-containing protein; translation: MKIQRIRTIAKANGVNSTRKSKGEIIRAIQEAEGNFPCFGTARDGFCDREDCMWKEDCLPPG
- a CDS encoding iron transporter: MGKISEAVRTAVYGTALMLMALPGISAAAEHGGTGGMQQGASGDHGGMKMDDSGKMQSGGHDMSKTGDKAFSGKIGPWKGDARIMDMKAHMAASGMKAGGPMPNSHHLALSLTDAAKKPVTEGKGTVTVTGPDKKETKAEFMAMQGHFGADVNLPKPGKYKFKTEIESAGKKGSATFSYTLK